In Castor canadensis chromosome 11, mCasCan1.hap1v2, whole genome shotgun sequence, a single genomic region encodes these proteins:
- the Trappc1 gene encoding trafficking protein particle complex subunit 1 isoform X1 has product MTVHNLYLFDRNGVCLHYSEWHRKKQAGIPKEEEYKLMYGMLFSIRSFVSKMSPLDMKDGFLAFQTSRYKLHYYETPTGIKVVMNTDLGVGPIRDVLHHIYSALYVELVVKNPLCPLGQTVQSELFRSRLDSYVRSLPFFSARAG; this is encoded by the exons ATGACTGTCCACAACCTGTATCTATTTGACCGGAATGGAGTGTGTCTTCACTACAGCGAGTGGCACCGCAAGAAGCAAGCGGGGATCCCCAAGGAGGAG GAGTATAAGCTGATGTACGGAATGCTCTTCTCCATCCGCTCGTTTGTCAGCAAGATGTCCCCGTTAGACAT GAAGGATGGCTTCCTGGCCTTCCAAACTAGCCGTTACAAACTCCATTACTACGAGACGCCCACTGGGATCAAGGTTGTCATGAATACTGACTTGGGCGTGGGACCTATCCGAGATGTGCTGCACCATATCTACAGTGCG CTGTACGTGGAGTTGGTGGTGAAGAATCCCCTGTGTCCACTGGGCCAAACTGTACAAAGTGAGCTGTTCCGCTCCCGGCTAGATTCCTATGTCCGCTCTCTGCCCTTCTTCTCTGCCCGAGCTGGCTGA
- the Trappc1 gene encoding trafficking protein particle complex subunit 1 isoform X2, with protein sequence MECVFTTASGTARSKRGSPRRRKDGFLAFQTSRYKLHYYETPTGIKVVMNTDLGVGPIRDVLHHIYSALYVELVVKNPLCPLGQTVQSELFRSRLDSYVRSLPFFSARAG encoded by the exons ATGGAGTGTGTCTTCACTACAGCGAGTGGCACCGCAAGAAGCAAGCGGGGATCCCCAAGGAGGAG GAAGGATGGCTTCCTGGCCTTCCAAACTAGCCGTTACAAACTCCATTACTACGAGACGCCCACTGGGATCAAGGTTGTCATGAATACTGACTTGGGCGTGGGACCTATCCGAGATGTGCTGCACCATATCTACAGTGCG CTGTACGTGGAGTTGGTGGTGAAGAATCCCCTGTGTCCACTGGGCCAAACTGTACAAAGTGAGCTGTTCCGCTCCCGGCTAGATTCCTATGTCCGCTCTCTGCCCTTCTTCTCTGCCCGAGCTGGCTGA